The following proteins are encoded in a genomic region of Cryptomeria japonica chromosome 11, Sugi_1.0, whole genome shotgun sequence:
- the LOC131049511 gene encoding uncharacterized protein LOC131049511 isoform X1, with protein sequence MANLSVKKAMAGIKRINLEGLRWRVFDCKEQVLGRLASQISVVLQGKDKPTYAPNRDDGDMCIVLNAKDICVTGRKMTDKVYRWHTGYVGHLKERTLKDQMAKDPTEVIRKAVFRMLPKNRLQDDRDRKLRIFPGSEHPFKDRPLENFVMPPRKVREMRPRVRRAMIRAQKKVEQNDAVKQEVEKELN encoded by the exons ATGGCCAATCTAAGTGTAAAG AAGGCTATGGCTGGAATCAAGCGCATAAATTTGGAGGGCCTCAGATGGAGAGTTTTTGACTGTAAAGAGCAG GTTCTTGGAAGATTAGCATCACAGATATCAGTTGTGTTACAGGGCAAGGACAAGCCAACCTATGCTCCAAATCGTGATGATGGTGATATGTGTATTGTCCTTAATGCAAAAGATATCTGTGTAACAGGGAGGAAAATGACTGATAAAGTTTATCGATGGCATACAGG ATATGTTGGTCATCTGAAAGAGAGGACTTTGAAAGATCAGATGGCAAAGGATCCAACGGAAGTGATCCGTAAGGCTGTATTTCGCATGCTACCCAAAAATAGGTTGCAGGAT GATCGAGATAGAAAGCTCAGGATTTTTCCTGGCAGTGAACACCCGTTTAAAGACAGGCCTTTGGAGAACTTTGTTATGCCACCACGTAAAGTGAGAGAAATGCGTCCTCGAGTAAGACGAGCAATGATTCGAGCTCAGAAAAAAGTTGAACAGAATGATGCTGTCAAACAAGAAGTGGAAAAGGAATTAAACTGA
- the LOC131049511 gene encoding uncharacterized protein LOC131049511 isoform X2 — MANLSVKKAMAGIKRINLEGLRWRVFDCKEQVLGRLASQISVVLQGKDKPTYAPNRDDGDMCIVLNAKDICVTGRKMTDKVYRWHTGYVGHLKERTLKDQMAKDPTEVIRKAVFRMLPKNRIEIESSGFFLAVNTRLKTGLWRTLLCHHVK; from the exons ATGGCCAATCTAAGTGTAAAG AAGGCTATGGCTGGAATCAAGCGCATAAATTTGGAGGGCCTCAGATGGAGAGTTTTTGACTGTAAAGAGCAG GTTCTTGGAAGATTAGCATCACAGATATCAGTTGTGTTACAGGGCAAGGACAAGCCAACCTATGCTCCAAATCGTGATGATGGTGATATGTGTATTGTCCTTAATGCAAAAGATATCTGTGTAACAGGGAGGAAAATGACTGATAAAGTTTATCGATGGCATACAGG ATATGTTGGTCATCTGAAAGAGAGGACTTTGAAAGATCAGATGGCAAAGGATCCAACGGAAGTGATCCGTAAGGCTGTATTTCGCATGCTACCCAAAAATAG GATCGAGATAGAAAGCTCAGGATTTTTCCTGGCAGTGAACACCCGTTTAAAGACAGGCCTTTGGAGAACTTTGTTATGCCACCACGTAAAGTGA